In Collimonas arenae, a single genomic region encodes these proteins:
- a CDS encoding putative quinol monooxygenase — translation MVKVGLFVRLEARPGKEADVEAFLRDGLAVVQQELATITWYAIKLGPSTYGIFDTFADDAGRQAHLTGRVAAALMGRADELLSQVPVIEKIDILAAK, via the coding sequence ATGGTTAAAGTTGGTTTGTTCGTCAGGCTGGAAGCCAGACCGGGAAAAGAGGCTGACGTCGAGGCATTTCTGCGCGACGGCTTGGCAGTCGTGCAACAAGAGCTGGCGACCATCACCTGGTACGCCATCAAACTGGGGCCGTCAACATATGGCATCTTCGATACTTTTGCCGACGATGCCGGTCGCCAGGCGCATCTTACCGGGCGGGTGGCCGCAGCGCTGATGGGGCGGGCGGATGAATTGCTTTCGCAAGTGCCGGTAATAGAAAAGATCGATATCCTGGCCGCGAAATAG
- a CDS encoding S10 family serine carboxypeptidase-like protein, producing MKTDRHMNASTAPQLCRKFMRAAVAALTLVAGYSGIFSAPAAAAVFPPDQPYMDNTAYAFGATDGLAASVVNEKAALAYRQLTYRESGRRVDYTTTTGHLTAADANGKPEASMFYVAYTARNRGPFPRPITFFYNGGPGSSSIWLRLGSFAPSRVATPDPYTTGWPNFPLVDNQESLIDTTDMVFIDPPGTGFSEAVLPNTNQTFWGVDQDAGVMRDFILRYLAVNPRPDSPIYLYGESYGTPRTDVLAPLLEQAGVKLSGIVLQSCILDYNDQYPSASDLQRATDYTVSLLPGYAEVAAFFGQVTPPPFGVRSFAREMREFSTRHYDEFLPYGPTFLGLANPPVFPTPAVYAQMSRQSTINVSALTAYLGSNPLNTTLVPGYTIGGYDGRVSAPNNSPMLVGDSDPSDALIAKPFPVILAQQLPDYLKYTAPNTTYVTLSDTANVSWDFSHGGLPVPDTIPDLLAELTLNPHIKVLVENGYHDLVTPFFMTEKDLGRLKSVKGIRPDIQVTHYSGGHMIYLEDTSRPRMKADLVNYYRGWPIGGAMTFAQLPKPWSDQPPAGTP from the coding sequence ATGAAAACAGATCGTCACATGAATGCCAGTACTGCTCCTCAACTATGTCGAAAGTTTATGCGCGCCGCAGTGGCGGCGCTGACGCTGGTCGCCGGATACAGCGGAATCTTTTCTGCACCGGCTGCAGCTGCGGTTTTTCCGCCGGACCAGCCTTACATGGACAACACCGCATATGCATTTGGCGCTACCGATGGCCTGGCAGCGTCTGTGGTGAACGAAAAGGCGGCGCTTGCGTATCGCCAGCTGACCTATCGCGAAAGCGGCAGACGGGTTGATTACACGACCACAACCGGCCATCTCACTGCAGCGGACGCCAATGGCAAGCCTGAGGCGTCGATGTTCTATGTTGCCTATACGGCCAGGAACAGAGGGCCGTTCCCGCGTCCGATTACTTTTTTCTACAACGGCGGTCCTGGATCTTCGTCGATCTGGCTGCGGCTGGGTTCGTTTGCGCCAAGCCGGGTAGCCACGCCCGATCCGTACACCACCGGCTGGCCTAATTTCCCGCTGGTGGATAATCAGGAGAGCCTGATCGACACGACCGACATGGTATTCATCGATCCGCCGGGCACGGGTTTTTCCGAAGCGGTGCTGCCTAATACCAATCAGACGTTCTGGGGAGTCGACCAAGACGCTGGCGTGATGCGTGATTTCATCTTGCGTTATCTGGCGGTCAATCCGCGGCCTGATTCTCCCATCTATCTGTACGGTGAATCGTATGGCACACCGCGCACCGATGTGCTGGCGCCGTTGCTGGAACAGGCGGGAGTGAAGCTGAGCGGGATTGTCTTGCAATCGTGCATCCTGGACTATAACGACCAATATCCTAGCGCCTCGGATCTGCAACGGGCCACGGATTACACCGTGTCGCTGTTGCCAGGCTATGCCGAGGTGGCTGCATTCTTCGGACAGGTGACGCCGCCGCCGTTCGGGGTACGCAGCTTTGCCAGGGAGATGCGTGAATTTTCGACCCGGCACTATGACGAATTCCTGCCATATGGCCCAACCTTTCTAGGATTGGCTAACCCACCTGTGTTCCCGACGCCAGCGGTGTATGCGCAAATGTCGCGCCAGAGCACCATCAACGTCAGCGCGCTGACGGCCTATCTGGGATCGAATCCGCTCAATACCACGCTGGTCCCCGGCTACACCATAGGCGGCTACGATGGCCGCGTTTCAGCGCCGAACAACAGCCCGATGCTGGTCGGCGATTCCGATCCGTCCGACGCCTTGATCGCTAAGCCGTTCCCCGTGATCCTGGCCCAGCAGTTGCCGGACTACCTGAAATATACGGCGCCGAACACGACCTATGTAACCTTGAGCGATACGGCCAACGTTAGCTGGGATTTCAGCCACGGCGGCCTGCCTGTGCCGGATACCATCCCAGATCTGCTGGCCGAGCTGACGCTTAATCCGCACATCAAGGTGCTGGTTGAAAACGGCTACCACGACCTGGTCACGCCATTTTTCATGACAGAGAAGGATTTGGGACGCCTCAAGAGCGTGAAGGGCATCCGGCCGGATATCCAGGTCACACATTATTCCGGCGGTCACATGATCTATCTGGAAGACACGTCGCGGCCGCGTATGAAAGCTGATCTGGTGAATTACTACCGGGGCTGGCCAATCGGCGGTGCAATGACCTTCGCCCAGTTGCCGAAACCCTGGTCTGATC